Proteins found in one Poecilia reticulata strain Guanapo linkage group LG6, Guppy_female_1.0+MT, whole genome shotgun sequence genomic segment:
- the trim44 gene encoding tripartite motif-containing protein 44, translated as MDHKDESLEGATGLSQDDLPQMDGSCDACEPDEAQPATHVCHICSFAFCPIHADRHSSSTRHTLMPYNGEGAQACGLDTDSDSRVEGAAEDESGEKRAAQAGEKQDLAEGGEGVHADGEKIAQNEGKNGEEAEAAAXGEAGKRDTVTVERLRCKEHGQEGSLYCKPDEQIICVVCAVQGEHRDHEIITLHQAYVWQKSRQGHDLLGYTQQMAENVKTKWTNPEMSTEELEEYVSGQFDELRRLVRLEERRTLHLXDLKEAFLTASAAEKIAEITLETEKLQEEMDNITHQLCLLEQAEAQAVGPAAVAEVLAARPGPVHRLLHDIEARPRVPEPRANPMDPRDLEDNDSGPSMDHAP; from the exons ATGGATCACAAAGACGAATCCCTGGAGGGAGCCACGGGGCTGAGTCAAGATGATTTGCCACAGATGGATGGTTCCTGTGATGCGTGTGAGCCTGATGAAGCCCAACCAGCGACGCACGTGTGCCACATCTGCAGCTTCGCCTTCTGCCCGATTCACGCTGACAGACATTCCAGCAGCACACGGCACACCTTAATGCCTTATAACGGTGAAGGTGCTCAGGCCTGTGGTCTGGACACAGACAGTGACTCGAGAGTCGAAGGTGCAGCTGAGGATGAATCTGGTGAAAAGAGAGCAGCTCAAGCGGGTGAAAAACAGGATCTGGCAGAAGGTGGTGAGGGTGTGCatgcagatggagaaaaaaTTGCCcagaatgaaggaaaaaatggGGAAGAGGCTGAGGCTGCGGCCGSCGGAGAGGCAGGGAAGAGGGACACGGTGACAGTGGAGAGACTGCGCTGCAAAGAGCACGGCCAGGAAGGCTCCCTGTACTGCAAGCCAGACGAGCAAATCATCTGCGTGGTTTGCGCTGTGCAGGGTGAGCACAGGGATCATGAGATCATCACTCTGCACCAGGCCTATGTGTGGCAAAAG AGCAGGCAGGGTCACGACCTGCTGGGCTACACACAGCAGATGGCTGAAAACGTCAAGACCAAGTGGACTAACCCTGAG ATGTCTACAGAGGAACTGGAAGAATATGTCAGCGGCCAGTTTGATGAGCTCCGCAGGCTGGTTCGACTGGAGGAGAGGCGAACCCTTCACCTGSTAGACCTCAAAGAAGCTTTCCTTACAGCATCGGCTGCAGAGAAAATCGCTGAGATCACCCTCGAAACCgaaaagctgcaggaggagatgGATAACATCACCCACCAGCTGTGCCTGCTGGAACAGGCTGAGGCTCAGGCAGTAGGTCCTGCTGCGGTGGCAGAGGTCCTGGCAGCGAGGCCTGGGCCAGTCCACAGATTACTG